The following are encoded in a window of bacterium genomic DNA:
- a CDS encoding T9SS type A sorting domain-containing protein has translation MMKRILPLLLLIALAALISPSSAVAQPVISDADTFRVVNTQGAPGTVVPIKLHIANGSATLLGFTAFVIIDTSKITFEGTVDGGTFFVTTSLINRGIPNVFNFQNLVMAATDSTHGSIIAAGDGTAGSIPIGSGNVLQFNVRIKPNIPLGTATQITIWSPNDFFGSADPRRCQYSDASGLNTILPTIISGTLDIDTGVVIDPDPDDPVPPVIAAISPNSYNVNTGTQISFQVSASDANSPQPITLSASGLPSGAQFGSSGSVSGNGSTSGTFSWTPNASQTGQYIITFSCVDNTPLQATQRQVTINVGSVVIVGDQIFTVSKPGLGPIAGGTPGLAGISIPVNLASTRDVYGIQYDFVYNPNVLIIDSLVPTVRLTNFTVYDNIGDTPGRIRVVAFGLNNEKVITGPTSAISDFWVTVRGSAPVGQSKIKFENAFEAISPDPFQPSIALEADTNGVFVVDPGGDVNGDGRVDIADMVIVVGYIIGDIDLNLRQFTAADMNRDTFVDVIDLQAIINQVFGGTTPAPGNWTGDEAELDLSRPISGESTETLEMSAQLPTDIAGVQVKVSYNPDKIHIRTPRKAGLSNDLSLQYSDNGLGDLVVLLYPGLSLNKFMTSGSGVILELPIELNDGVDITTDDLKLEYAVMTDPNAVQIPVKNLNRTSPLPGPFTLNQNYPNPFNPETSIEFEINPTSAGKQARLVVYNLLGQPINTIVDEPLAAGPHTFKWNGISSDGQKVASGVYFYRLTIGDHSQTKKMVLLK, from the coding sequence ATGATGAAACGAATTCTTCCGCTCCTGCTATTGATAGCACTGGCGGCATTGATTTCGCCCAGCAGCGCCGTCGCGCAACCGGTGATTTCGGATGCAGATACTTTTCGGGTGGTAAACACGCAAGGTGCACCCGGTACGGTGGTGCCCATCAAATTGCACATTGCCAACGGTAGTGCGACGCTATTGGGATTCACCGCGTTTGTAATCATCGATACGAGCAAGATTACGTTCGAAGGTACGGTCGATGGCGGTACTTTCTTCGTCACTACATCGCTGATTAATCGTGGTATACCGAACGTGTTCAACTTCCAGAACTTGGTCATGGCCGCGACTGACTCGACCCACGGCTCGATTATTGCGGCAGGTGATGGAACGGCTGGATCGATTCCAATCGGTAGCGGGAACGTGCTCCAATTCAATGTAAGAATTAAGCCGAACATTCCTCTCGGTACCGCTACTCAGATTACAATCTGGAGCCCCAACGATTTCTTTGGCTCGGCTGATCCCAGGCGATGTCAGTACTCGGACGCTTCAGGTTTGAATACAATCCTGCCGACGATCATTTCCGGTACACTTGATATTGACACCGGCGTCGTAATAGATCCCGATCCGGATGATCCGGTGCCTCCGGTGATTGCGGCAATTTCGCCGAACAGCTATAATGTCAATACCGGCACACAGATTTCATTTCAAGTATCAGCCTCTGATGCCAACTCCCCGCAGCCGATTACTCTGAGCGCCAGCGGGCTCCCGTCGGGAGCGCAATTCGGATCAAGCGGTTCAGTGAGCGGCAACGGTTCGACCAGCGGCACATTCAGTTGGACGCCAAATGCGTCGCAAACTGGTCAATACATTATAACATTCAGCTGCGTCGATAATACTCCATTGCAAGCGACTCAGCGACAAGTCACAATCAACGTTGGATCAGTTGTAATTGTCGGGGATCAGATATTCACGGTCTCAAAACCGGGTCTTGGTCCGATTGCCGGAGGTACGCCGGGGCTGGCTGGAATTAGTATTCCGGTGAACCTGGCTTCTACTCGAGATGTTTACGGTATCCAATACGACTTCGTGTATAACCCGAACGTGCTGATAATCGACTCGCTCGTGCCGACGGTTCGCTTAACGAACTTCACCGTCTATGACAATATCGGCGATACACCGGGACGAATTCGCGTGGTCGCGTTTGGTCTCAACAACGAGAAAGTCATCACCGGGCCGACTTCGGCTATCTCAGACTTCTGGGTGACAGTTCGCGGCAGCGCGCCGGTCGGTCAGTCGAAGATCAAATTCGAAAACGCATTTGAGGCAATCAGCCCTGATCCGTTCCAGCCATCGATTGCGCTTGAAGCCGACACCAACGGTGTATTCGTAGTTGATCCGGGTGGCGACGTCAACGGTGACGGACGCGTCGATATCGCGGACATGGTTATTGTCGTGGGTTACATCATTGGCGACATCGATTTGAATCTTCGCCAGTTTACTGCAGCCGACATGAATCGCGACACGTTTGTTGATGTCATCGATCTGCAGGCGATTATCAATCAGGTATTCGGCGGTACGACACCGGCGCCGGGCAACTGGACCGGCGACGAAGCAGAGCTTGACCTGAGTCGTCCGATCTCAGGAGAATCGACAGAGACACTCGAAATGAGCGCTCAACTGCCGACGGATATTGCCGGCGTTCAAGTAAAGGTCTCCTACAATCCAGACAAAATCCATATTCGTACGCCGCGCAAAGCCGGCCTGTCAAACGACCTTTCGCTTCAATACAGCGACAACGGTCTTGGCGATCTGGTAGTGTTGCTTTACCCGGGTCTCAGCTTGAATAAGTTCATGACTTCCGGTTCGGGCGTCATACTCGAACTGCCAATTGAACTTAACGATGGCGTTGACATCACCACGGATGATTTGAAGCTGGAATATGCTGTCATGACCGATCCGAATGCGGTGCAGATTCCGGTCAAGAATTTGAACCGGACCTCGCCGTTGCCGGGACCTTTCACATTGAACCAGAACTATCCGAACCCGTTCAATCCTGAAACGAGCATTGAATTTGAGATTAATC
- a CDS encoding T9SS type A sorting domain-containing protein, with product MRHFAVTLVLILAFGATSLFAQVDDFGALDSILISQVTTSPGSSFSLSVTMFNDENIAGLAVPLYYSKDYLVFDSISFVGSAVQNWGFRGGTHDVAGATILIGAVAIGDAPVLAGRRKLAELHFHVRSDISADVTTLIDSAFVPPAGSFELNTSIASIIRPAFKAGKVTISTVNQPPVFDPIAARTVNEGELVNLTVRASDPERAATKLHAGRLCPGAKFADNGNGTGLLTWQVPYVGEGSATSGAVSIVVVASDGDINSSLEIKFNVVNRNRLPEITVGSNIVGGAGDTLYVPFAASDPDFEAVSFSASGLPTGAALSAGNPGYVVWASDIADSGDYSFTLNATDATGGVASRQVGFRLLPNMPIELAISEEQAFSGEHVTVSLNLHNRVAVSGYEVLIGYDRTLLTLVSAVKTGTRIESWSQFNVSTTSDGKVILSAKSNASNPATNPLAIGNGEVAKITFQISSDLSFAGFHSTLTYATINPLSNSENIAYDVSGAVIPRAQTLYANGGILVQRYEGLIGDINLNGVPFEIGDVVYFTNYFMDPVRYPLTGPRLQNSDINQDGTPATLADLIRLIQIFTGGGNKVNTPTNGNAISYKLSSANSEWSYTLSNRAEFAAALFVLEVQSDRDYQFLSTENLAAFEVSMHQDGEYLRVLLHEKNGRNASVDAGDLIRLDGEFAVVSQQFVDHVGDDVPVGLDRATTLPTSFELLQNYPNPFNPETSISFDIPRSGHVTLEIINILGATVATPINGTLAAGRHTVAFRGVTPEGSPLPSGIYFYRMRSEQFESTRKMVLLK from the coding sequence ATGAGACATTTCGCTGTTACTCTGGTTCTGATACTGGCGTTTGGAGCAACTTCATTGTTCGCGCAGGTTGACGACTTTGGAGCGCTCGATTCCATTCTGATCAGCCAAGTTACCACCTCACCGGGCTCTTCATTCTCACTCAGCGTAACGATGTTCAATGATGAGAACATTGCCGGACTTGCAGTCCCGCTTTACTACTCCAAGGATTATCTCGTTTTCGATTCGATTAGCTTTGTTGGATCTGCAGTACAGAATTGGGGATTCCGTGGCGGTACGCATGATGTTGCCGGGGCAACAATTCTCATTGGGGCAGTCGCCATCGGCGATGCGCCGGTTCTTGCCGGAAGACGCAAGCTTGCCGAATTGCATTTCCACGTTCGCTCAGACATTTCTGCCGACGTCACCACGCTGATTGACTCAGCGTTCGTGCCGCCGGCAGGGTCGTTTGAGCTGAATACATCAATCGCATCGATTATCCGTCCGGCATTCAAAGCCGGCAAGGTTACAATCTCGACGGTTAATCAACCGCCGGTTTTTGATCCGATCGCAGCACGCACTGTCAACGAAGGCGAGCTGGTGAATCTCACCGTCCGTGCTTCTGATCCTGAAAGAGCGGCGACCAAACTTCATGCCGGTCGTCTTTGCCCGGGAGCGAAGTTTGCGGATAACGGCAACGGCACCGGGTTATTGACCTGGCAGGTGCCTTACGTTGGCGAAGGTTCGGCCACCAGCGGGGCAGTTTCGATTGTGGTTGTTGCGAGTGATGGCGATATCAACAGCAGTTTAGAGATTAAATTCAATGTTGTGAACCGCAATCGCCTTCCGGAGATAACGGTTGGATCCAACATTGTCGGCGGTGCGGGCGACACGCTCTATGTGCCGTTTGCGGCCAGCGATCCGGATTTTGAGGCTGTCAGCTTCAGTGCCAGTGGTCTTCCAACAGGTGCAGCATTGAGTGCAGGAAATCCGGGCTATGTCGTCTGGGCTTCTGACATTGCGGACTCCGGAGATTATAGCTTCACACTCAATGCCACGGATGCTACCGGCGGGGTTGCCTCGCGTCAGGTTGGTTTCCGACTTCTGCCCAACATGCCGATTGAACTGGCAATCAGTGAAGAGCAAGCTTTCTCCGGCGAACACGTCACGGTTTCGTTGAATTTGCATAACCGTGTTGCGGTATCGGGATATGAAGTGTTGATCGGATACGACCGGACTTTGTTGACACTTGTATCTGCAGTGAAGACCGGGACCAGAATCGAATCGTGGTCGCAGTTTAATGTGTCTACGACTTCTGACGGCAAGGTTATCCTTAGCGCCAAGTCGAACGCGTCGAACCCGGCCACTAATCCGCTGGCGATTGGAAATGGCGAAGTCGCGAAAATTACCTTCCAGATTTCTTCCGACCTTTCATTCGCAGGTTTCCATTCGACGCTTACTTATGCGACGATAAATCCGTTATCCAATAGCGAGAATATTGCCTATGACGTCAGCGGCGCGGTGATTCCGCGCGCACAGACACTCTACGCAAATGGCGGTATTCTGGTTCAGCGGTACGAAGGGTTGATTGGTGATATCAATCTTAACGGTGTGCCGTTTGAAATCGGCGACGTTGTTTACTTCACCAACTATTTCATGGATCCGGTCCGATATCCACTGACCGGCCCGCGTTTGCAGAATAGCGACATCAACCAGGATGGGACTCCGGCGACGCTGGCTGACCTGATCAGACTGATTCAGATTTTTACCGGCGGCGGCAACAAAGTCAATACTCCGACGAACGGCAACGCTATCAGCTACAAGCTCTCGTCTGCGAATAGTGAATGGAGTTACACGCTTTCGAATCGGGCCGAATTTGCGGCTGCGTTATTCGTGCTTGAAGTCCAGAGTGACCGGGACTACCAGTTCCTTTCAACGGAGAATCTCGCCGCATTTGAAGTATCGATGCATCAAGACGGCGAGTACTTGCGTGTACTTCTGCACGAAAAGAATGGCCGCAATGCTTCGGTCGATGCCGGTGATTTAATCCGGCTCGACGGCGAATTTGCCGTCGTCTCCCAGCAGTTTGTCGATCATGTCGGTGATGACGTACCGGTTGGATTGGACCGGGCGACAACGCTTCCGACCAGTTTTGAGTTGCTTCAGAATTATCCGAATCCGTTTAATCCCGAGACTTCGATTTCATTCGATATTCCGAGATCCGGCCATGTAACGCTGGAGATCATCAATATACTCGGCGCGACTGTTGCGACGCCGATCAATGGAACTTTGGCAGCGGGTCGCCACACGGTGGCGTTTCGCGGTGTAACTCCGGAAGGTTCTCCTTTACCATCGGGAATCTACTTCTACCGGATGCGTTCAGAGCAGTTTGAATCAACCCGCAAGATGGTCTTGCTGAAGTGA